In Acidobacteriota bacterium, a genomic segment contains:
- a CDS encoding type VI secretion system tube protein Hcp: protein MADVLILDCGDDIKGECTVNGFDNKIELLSYSHGVAQQITGDPSNTKRTSGKPNHQDFTVTKYLDLASCKLIENCNSATVIPSVKLTVGQTEADKVTPIIVYTMTNALVSSISVGGGGGGKPTETVTFNYSKIQWDYKQQKSDVSDAGNAAAKWSLLTNKAE from the coding sequence ATGGCGGATGTATTGATTCTCGATTGTGGGGATGACATCAAGGGTGAATGCACGGTCAACGGCTTCGACAACAAGATTGAACTGCTGTCCTACAGCCACGGCGTAGCGCAGCAGATTACCGGCGATCCGAGCAACACCAAGCGGACTTCGGGCAAGCCGAACCATCAGGACTTCACGGTCACCAAATACCTCGATCTGGCGAGCTGCAAGCTGATTGAGAACTGCAATTCGGCGACCGTGATTCCGTCGGTGAAGCTCACGGTGGGGCAGACGGAAGCGGACAAGGTGACGCCGATCATCGTGTACACCATGACGAACGCGCTGGTGTCGTCGATATCGGTGGGTGGGGGCGGCGGTGGCAAGCCGACCGAGACGGTGACGTTCAATTACAGCAAGATTCAGTGGGACTACAAGCAGCAGAAGTCCGATGTTTCCGATGCCGGCAATGCCGCGGCGAAGTGGAGCTTGCTGACCAACAAGGCTGAGTAA
- the higA gene encoding addiction module antidote protein, HigA family, producing MATKTNPVHPGEILREEFMAPIGLSQNRLAAQLHVPVTRIGEIVNGRRAITPATALRLARLLRTTPEFWINLQTHYDLDTERDRAAAAVQREVQPLPA from the coding sequence ATGGCAACCAAAACAAACCCCGTCCACCCCGGCGAAATCCTGCGTGAGGAATTCATGGCGCCTATCGGATTGAGCCAGAACCGGCTGGCCGCACAGTTGCACGTGCCGGTCACCAGGATCGGTGAAATCGTAAACGGCCGCCGGGCCATCACCCCGGCTACGGCGCTCCGGCTGGCGCGCCTGCTGCGCACCACGCCCGAGTTCTGGATAAACCTCCAGACCCATTACGATCTCGATACCGAACGCGACCGCGCCGCCGCTGCCGTGCAGCGCGAAGTCCAGCCGTTGCCCGCCTAG
- the tssC gene encoding type VI secretion system contractile sheath large subunit — protein sequence MAEEPNAPKTAERPANPVMERIINGGRMVKDDSQLAYAQEMVSEYALQVSDHALAPGAYTVVAGIKDRIAQIDEAMSAQLNAILHDPAFQALEGAWRGLHYLVSRAETGEMMKLRLLNTTMKEITSDLEKAVEFDQSGLFKKIYEDEYGTFGGNPFSLLIGDFEFGRHPQDVATLEKLSNVAAAAHAPFLSMASAKMFDWASYAEMNVPRDLAKGFETAELVKWRSFRASEDSRYVTLVLPHFLLRLPYGPDTVPVDGFNYVEDVDGTDASKYLWGNAAYALGERICNAFSHYQWCAAIRGAEGGGLVEGLPAHVFHTAEGDAALKCPTEISITDRREKELSDLGFIALCHRKGTDQAAFFGGQTTNKPIKYNTPQANANARISAMLPYMLASARFAHYLKVIMRDKIGSFMTKDNVSKYLNTWIADYVLLDDTAPQTVKANYPLREARVDVLDIPGKPGCYKAVVFLRPHFQLDELTASVRLVAELPPPAAK from the coding sequence ATGGCTGAAGAACCCAATGCTCCCAAGACGGCCGAACGGCCGGCCAATCCGGTGATGGAACGCATCATCAACGGGGGCCGGATGGTCAAGGATGACTCGCAGCTTGCCTATGCGCAGGAGATGGTGAGCGAGTACGCGCTGCAGGTGTCGGACCACGCGCTGGCGCCAGGCGCCTACACGGTAGTCGCCGGCATCAAGGACCGCATCGCGCAGATCGACGAGGCGATGAGCGCGCAGCTCAACGCCATCCTGCACGATCCGGCGTTTCAGGCGCTGGAAGGCGCCTGGCGCGGACTGCACTATCTGGTCTCGCGCGCCGAGACGGGCGAGATGATGAAGCTGCGGCTGCTGAACACCACCATGAAGGAGATCACCAGCGATCTGGAGAAAGCGGTGGAGTTCGATCAGAGCGGGCTGTTCAAGAAGATCTACGAAGACGAGTACGGCACCTTCGGCGGCAATCCGTTCAGCCTGCTGATCGGCGACTTCGAGTTTGGGCGGCATCCGCAGGATGTGGCCACGCTGGAGAAGCTGTCGAACGTGGCGGCGGCGGCGCACGCGCCGTTCCTGTCGATGGCGAGCGCGAAGATGTTCGACTGGGCGAGCTACGCGGAAATGAACGTGCCGCGCGATCTGGCCAAGGGGTTCGAGACGGCGGAACTGGTGAAGTGGCGCAGCTTCCGGGCGAGCGAGGACTCGCGCTATGTGACGCTGGTGCTGCCGCACTTTTTGCTGCGGCTGCCCTACGGCCCGGACACGGTGCCGGTGGACGGGTTCAACTACGTCGAGGATGTGGACGGCACCGACGCCAGCAAGTACCTGTGGGGCAATGCCGCCTACGCGCTGGGGGAGCGCATCTGCAATGCCTTCTCGCACTATCAGTGGTGCGCGGCCATCCGCGGGGCGGAAGGCGGCGGGCTGGTGGAAGGCCTGCCGGCGCATGTGTTCCACACCGCCGAGGGGGATGCGGCGCTGAAGTGCCCGACGGAGATCTCCATCACCGACCGGCGTGAAAAGGAGCTGAGCGATCTGGGCTTTATCGCGCTGTGCCATCGCAAGGGCACGGATCAGGCGGCGTTTTTCGGCGGCCAGACGACCAACAAACCGATCAAGTACAACACGCCGCAAGCCAACGCCAACGCCCGCATTTCGGCGATGCTGCCCTACATGCTGGCCTCGGCGCGGTTCGCGCATTACCTCAAGGTCATCATGCGCGACAAGATCGGCAGCTTCATGACCAAGGACAACGTGTCAAAGTATCTGAATACGTGGATCGCCGATTACGTGCTGCTGGACGATACGGCGCCGCAAACGGTGAAGGCCAACTACCCGCTGCGCGAGGCGCGGGTGGATGTGCTGGATATTCCCGGCAAGCCCGGCTGCTACAAGGCCGTGGTGTTTCTGCGGCCGCACTTCCAACTGGATGAGCTGACCGCGTCGGTGCGCCTGGTGGCGGAGCTGCCGCCGCCGGCGGCGAAGTAG
- the tssB gene encoding type VI secretion system contractile sheath small subunit, which yields MPESTQHKLDRIRPPRVQITYDVETGGAIQKKELPLVVGVLADLAGQQETPAPRLKDCKFVDIDRDNFNQVMASIGPRLALAVDNKVAGEGKTNVELHFKSLDDFEPLAVVRQVEVLRQLLDARQKLSDLLAKLDGNDALDTLLVSVSKNPDEIKQLKPANIPAGNGDKANG from the coding sequence ATGCCCGAAAGCACACAGCACAAACTGGACCGCATTCGCCCGCCGCGGGTGCAAATCACCTACGACGTGGAGACCGGCGGCGCTATTCAGAAAAAGGAGCTGCCGCTGGTGGTGGGCGTTCTTGCCGACCTCGCCGGTCAACAGGAAACGCCCGCGCCGCGGCTGAAGGATTGCAAGTTCGTCGACATCGACCGCGACAACTTCAACCAGGTGATGGCCTCGATCGGGCCGCGCCTGGCGCTGGCGGTGGACAACAAGGTCGCCGGCGAAGGCAAGACCAACGTCGAGCTCCATTTCAAAAGCCTCGATGATTTCGAGCCGCTGGCGGTGGTGAGGCAGGTCGAGGTGCTGCGCCAACTGCTGGACGCGCGGCAGAAGCTGAGCGATCTGCTGGCCAAGCTGGACGGCAACGACGCGCTGGACACGCTGCTGGTGAGCGTATCCAAAAACCCGGATGAGATCAAGCAGTTGAAGCCGGCGAATATCCCCGCCGGGAATGGAGACAAGGCCAATGGCTGA
- the tssE gene encoding type VI secretion system baseplate subunit TssE, whose amino-acid sequence MRELRPEPRPMAGARAPLFERLAEVEGTAASGPAPPRVLDRAGLRTSILEGLAQLLNTRRPGGVPEGWVLDYGVPDFGGLSAASAPDREHYASALTAAIAAYEPRLLDARISLEPVAGDPQRLRGRLSGDLLLGSIREPVVFPLLLHAASGALQFGEDNAGEVTA is encoded by the coding sequence ATGCGTGAGCTTCGGCCGGAACCCAGGCCGATGGCGGGCGCGCGGGCACCGCTGTTCGAGCGCCTGGCGGAAGTGGAGGGCACGGCGGCGAGTGGGCCGGCGCCGCCGCGGGTGCTTGATCGCGCGGGGCTGCGGACCTCGATACTCGAGGGCCTCGCGCAGTTGTTGAACACGCGGCGGCCGGGGGGAGTGCCGGAAGGCTGGGTGCTGGATTATGGGGTACCGGATTTTGGCGGGCTGAGCGCCGCCAGCGCGCCTGACCGGGAACACTACGCCAGCGCGCTCACGGCCGCGATCGCGGCCTACGAGCCGCGCCTGCTCGACGCTCGCATCAGCCTGGAGCCGGTCGCCGGGGATCCGCAGCGGCTGAGGGGACGGCTGAGCGGCGATCTGCTGCTGGGCAGCATCCGCGAGCCGGTAGTTTTCCCTTTGCTGCTGCACGCCGCCAGCGGCGCGTTGCAGTTTGGCGAGGACAACGCCGGCGAGGTGACGGCATGA
- the tssK gene encoding type VI secretion system baseplate subunit TssK has translation MANEAAAAKAEGEIQATAAARAGERGSVPEAIQWHEGMLLSPQHFQQQTARWDALLQQTALDLNPFAWGVRRLQLDTAVLPVGRFRVRVLEAVLPDGAAVSFDASEEAETAALEIDLAAAAKAHPAPQLTIYIAAPLRTAEAAHGEMARFRSVAGGPVVDENTGEGGMPLARLRVRLSLFAGEPPAARFVWMPLARVEQREDAFVLSDYVPPRLRVEFDSPLYAACADVAEVLRAKALHLAEQVRSPTIAAQSAVAWECKRQIQCLVSALPAFEALLGTGKAHPFALYLGFCHLAGAVTGLATTLQPPLLDPYRHEELAATFAEVREFVLRAVREGVADAYLTISLERAANGVFHTLLDASWAERRLVLGIRRPAGASEADMTAWGEQCVIASEDAVPELRAKRILGLRRRLLGPGDELVTPAGVVLMELTRDLALLPPGRRLVVENPGAAAGRAPAEVLLYVKQPQV, from the coding sequence GTGGCGAATGAGGCGGCCGCCGCGAAGGCGGAGGGCGAGATCCAGGCGACGGCAGCGGCCCGCGCGGGCGAGCGCGGGAGCGTGCCCGAGGCGATTCAGTGGCATGAGGGCATGTTGCTGTCGCCGCAGCACTTCCAGCAGCAGACGGCGCGTTGGGATGCGCTGCTGCAACAGACGGCACTGGACCTGAATCCGTTTGCCTGGGGGGTGCGGCGGCTGCAGCTCGACACTGCAGTGCTGCCGGTGGGGCGGTTCCGGGTGAGGGTTTTGGAGGCGGTACTGCCGGATGGGGCGGCGGTCAGCTTCGATGCCAGCGAAGAGGCGGAGACGGCGGCGCTGGAGATCGATCTGGCGGCGGCGGCAAAGGCGCATCCGGCGCCGCAGCTAACCATCTATATAGCTGCTCCGCTGCGGACCGCCGAAGCCGCGCACGGGGAGATGGCGCGCTTCCGGTCGGTGGCGGGCGGACCGGTGGTGGATGAGAACACCGGCGAAGGGGGGATGCCGCTGGCACGGCTGCGGGTGCGGCTGAGCCTGTTCGCGGGTGAGCCGCCGGCGGCACGTTTCGTCTGGATGCCGCTGGCGCGGGTGGAGCAGCGCGAAGACGCCTTTGTACTGAGTGACTACGTGCCGCCGCGGCTGCGGGTGGAGTTCGACAGTCCTTTATATGCCGCGTGCGCGGACGTGGCCGAGGTGCTGCGCGCCAAAGCGCTGCATCTGGCCGAACAGGTGCGCTCGCCCACGATTGCCGCGCAGTCGGCAGTGGCATGGGAGTGCAAGCGGCAGATTCAATGTCTGGTGAGCGCGCTGCCGGCGTTTGAGGCGCTGCTGGGCACGGGCAAAGCGCATCCGTTTGCGCTGTATCTGGGGTTTTGCCATTTGGCGGGCGCGGTCACGGGACTGGCCACGACGCTGCAGCCGCCGCTGCTCGATCCTTACCGGCATGAAGAGCTGGCGGCGACGTTTGCCGAGGTACGCGAGTTTGTGCTGCGGGCGGTGCGCGAAGGCGTGGCCGACGCCTACCTGACGATTTCGCTGGAGCGTGCGGCCAACGGGGTGTTCCATACGCTGCTGGACGCGAGCTGGGCGGAGCGGCGGCTGGTGCTGGGCATCCGGCGGCCAGCGGGGGCGAGCGAAGCCGACATGACCGCCTGGGGCGAGCAATGCGTGATCGCCTCCGAGGACGCGGTGCCGGAGCTGCGTGCCAAGCGCATTCTGGGACTGCGGCGGCGGCTGCTGGGGCCGGGCGACGAGCTGGTGACGCCGGCGGGGGTGGTGCTGATGGAGCTGACGCGCGACCTGGCGCTGCTGCCGCCGGGCCGGCGGCTGGTAGTCGAAAATCCCGGCGCGGCGGCGGGGCGCGCGCCCGCCGAGGTGCTGCTGTACGTGAAACAACCGCAAGTCTAG
- the tssF gene encoding type VI secretion system baseplate subunit TssF, with protein MSANLDELYPYYRAELDYLRHAARAFAADYPNAAARLELSGEESPDPHVERLLESFAFLTGRIQHRLDSQFPEITTALLAQLAPHLVNPIPPMAMAQFEPDPKQGKLENGYLIPRQTKLFAQTEDGLTCRFRTCYPVMLWPVEVSEARLEPASHFAFLRYRPQVASVLRLRLCARGGPLHELSLRRLRFHLHGDGPRMEALYGLLFASIAGVALRPGEESEPRWPQMLPASALEAVGFAEEEELIPYPLRAQPATRLLQEYFHFPQKFLFFDVDQLSTKGCAQSLEILLLLSRLPPEKLEARASDFQLGCTPIINLFPRTSEPIRVDQRATEYRLQADMRRERTTEIHSVLAVSSSSNPAEEQLELEPLFSLRHAAARNKARCYWQARRVPAELPDMPGSDMRVSFVDLDLNPAAPPRQMAYAHLLCSNRDLAEQIPPGARLQTEEKAPLQRIQCLAKPTATAYPRLGGAALWSLIGSQSLNHLSLTGPEGLAALQTMLRLYGGGDSPSGRQQIEDLRELQCRAVVRRLGAEAWRGFCPGYAITLTLQDRSYRAHGAYLFGAVLQHFFGLYAALNSFTELVLRTADPHSPELRYAPRAGAQALL; from the coding sequence ATGAGCGCCAACCTCGACGAACTTTACCCGTATTACCGCGCCGAGCTGGACTATCTGCGGCATGCGGCGCGGGCGTTTGCCGCCGACTATCCCAATGCGGCGGCACGGCTGGAGCTCTCGGGCGAGGAATCGCCCGATCCGCACGTGGAGCGGCTGCTGGAGAGTTTTGCGTTTCTCACCGGCCGCATTCAGCACCGGCTGGACAGTCAGTTTCCGGAAATCACTACCGCCCTGCTGGCGCAGCTTGCGCCCCACCTGGTGAATCCCATTCCGCCGATGGCGATGGCGCAGTTCGAGCCGGACCCGAAGCAGGGGAAACTGGAAAACGGCTACCTCATTCCGCGCCAGACGAAGCTGTTTGCGCAAACCGAGGACGGCCTCACCTGCCGCTTCCGCACCTGCTACCCGGTGATGCTGTGGCCGGTGGAAGTAAGCGAGGCGCGGCTGGAGCCGGCGAGTCACTTCGCCTTTTTGCGCTACCGACCACAGGTGGCGAGCGTGCTGCGGTTGCGGCTGTGCGCGCGCGGCGGACCGCTGCACGAACTGAGCCTGCGGCGGCTGCGGTTCCATCTGCACGGCGATGGGCCGCGGATGGAGGCGCTCTACGGGCTGCTGTTCGCCTCGATTGCGGGCGTGGCGCTGCGGCCGGGCGAAGAGAGCGAGCCGCGCTGGCCGCAGATGCTGCCCGCCTCGGCGCTGGAGGCGGTGGGGTTTGCCGAAGAGGAAGAGCTGATTCCCTACCCTTTGCGGGCGCAGCCGGCGACGCGGCTGCTGCAGGAATATTTTCATTTTCCGCAGAAGTTCCTGTTCTTCGACGTGGACCAACTTTCGACGAAGGGCTGCGCGCAATCGCTCGAGATTCTGCTGCTGCTGTCGCGCCTGCCGCCGGAAAAACTGGAAGCGCGGGCGAGCGATTTTCAGCTTGGCTGCACTCCCATCATCAATTTGTTCCCGCGCACGAGCGAGCCCATCCGCGTGGATCAGCGCGCGACCGAGTACCGGCTGCAGGCGGACATGCGGCGCGAGCGCACCACGGAAATTCATTCCGTGCTGGCGGTATCGAGCTCGTCGAATCCGGCGGAAGAGCAGCTCGAGCTGGAACCGCTGTTTTCGCTGCGGCATGCGGCAGCACGCAACAAGGCACGCTGCTACTGGCAGGCGCGGCGCGTGCCGGCGGAGCTGCCGGACATGCCGGGCAGCGACATGCGGGTTTCGTTTGTGGATCTCGACCTGAATCCCGCCGCGCCGCCACGGCAGATGGCCTACGCGCATCTGCTTTGCAGCAACCGCGATCTGGCGGAGCAGATTCCGCCGGGGGCGCGGCTGCAGACGGAAGAAAAGGCGCCGCTGCAGCGCATCCAGTGCCTGGCCAAGCCCACGGCGACGGCCTATCCGCGCCTGGGCGGTGCGGCGCTGTGGAGCCTGATCGGCAGCCAGTCGCTGAACCATCTGTCGCTCACCGGACCGGAGGGCCTTGCGGCGCTGCAAACCATGTTGCGGCTCTATGGCGGCGGCGACAGTCCCAGCGGGCGGCAGCAGATCGAGGATCTGCGCGAGCTGCAATGCCGGGCGGTGGTGCGGCGGCTGGGGGCGGAGGCGTGGCGCGGCTTCTGTCCCGGCTATGCAATCACGCTGACGTTACAGGACCGAAGCTACCGCGCCCACGGCGCCTATCTGTTCGGCGCAGTGCTGCAGCATTTCTTCGGCCTGTACGCGGCGCTTAACAGCTTCACCGAGCTGGTGCTGCGCACGGCCGATCCCCATTCCCCCGAACTGCGTTACGCGCCGCGAGCGGGCGCGCAGGCGCTGCTGTAA
- a CDS encoding RES domain-containing protein, whose amino-acid sequence MLLASDFPRLPLTRTVFRIVRAGVDPLATSGSLQAGGRFNPPHVFGAIYASLEAQTAVQEVARGLRVRGIDPQQFPPAAWWCYELEVRLRAVLDLTDSAILREVGLSADTLTGSDLERTRQIAGEARRAGFEALLVPSAAAPGGRNLVILADGLAQLPTVLGADPVRLVTEPA is encoded by the coding sequence TTGCTACTGGCCAGTGATTTCCCGCGCTTGCCTCTGACCAGAACCGTATTCCGCATTGTTCGCGCGGGCGTGGACCCGCTCGCTACGTCCGGCAGCCTGCAGGCGGGTGGTCGTTTTAACCCGCCCCACGTCTTTGGCGCGATCTACGCCTCGCTCGAGGCGCAAACAGCAGTCCAGGAGGTAGCGCGAGGATTACGGGTGCGCGGCATCGACCCGCAGCAGTTTCCGCCCGCGGCCTGGTGGTGCTATGAGTTGGAGGTGCGACTGAGGGCGGTGCTGGACTTAACAGATTCGGCCATATTACGGGAGGTTGGCCTCTCCGCAGACACTTTGACCGGCAGCGATTTGGAGAGGACGCGTCAGATCGCTGGCGAAGCGCGCAGAGCTGGCTTCGAAGCCCTGCTGGTTCCCTCCGCTGCTGCGCCGGGCGGCCGGAACCTGGTGATTTTAGCGGATGGGCTGGCGCAGCTCCCAACCGTCCTCGGCGCCGACCCCGTGCGCCTCGTGACAGAGCCAGCGTGA
- the tssA gene encoding type VI secretion system protein TssA → MQAATHNKDYAALCLSAEGGTALLAPLAGAQRTGEPLRYSDVYDRIGEARREDDDRLAQGVWQKDLKRADWTAVAQLCGEALEYQSKDLQIAAWLAEAWGRLHGFGGVSAGLSLVAGLCNEYWPDLYPPLEDPEYRIAPFHWLNEKLSVSIQFIPLTQPAESQTAGYTWLDWTGAKRAEQEHQQHKEVPAPEPAPGAIEQALRRTAPERIAATRAGVAQAAATALNLESFLDGHLAAAHPSLRQLRTCLSEIGQWLEDTAAGITVVATATEGKGIREEGIAAMGTGGDESGALGAPAVVPGGGIRNREEAYRLLGEAAAYLMKTEPHSPAPYLVLRAIRWGNMPLHELLPEMIRNQGALDDLQKLLNLET, encoded by the coding sequence ATGCAGGCAGCGACTCACAATAAAGACTACGCGGCCCTCTGTCTCTCCGCGGAGGGGGGTACGGCGCTGCTGGCGCCGCTCGCGGGAGCGCAGCGCACGGGCGAGCCGCTGCGCTACAGCGACGTCTACGACCGCATCGGGGAAGCGCGGCGCGAGGACGATGACCGGCTGGCGCAGGGGGTTTGGCAGAAAGACCTCAAGCGTGCCGACTGGACGGCGGTGGCGCAGTTATGCGGGGAAGCGCTCGAGTACCAGAGCAAGGACTTGCAGATTGCCGCCTGGCTGGCGGAGGCCTGGGGACGGCTGCATGGCTTTGGCGGGGTGAGCGCAGGGCTGAGTCTGGTGGCGGGATTGTGCAACGAATACTGGCCTGATCTGTATCCGCCGCTGGAAGACCCGGAGTATCGCATCGCGCCCTTTCACTGGCTCAATGAAAAGCTCTCGGTGAGCATCCAATTCATTCCGCTGACGCAGCCGGCGGAGTCGCAGACCGCGGGCTACACCTGGCTGGACTGGACCGGAGCCAAGCGCGCCGAGCAGGAACACCAGCAGCATAAGGAAGTTCCAGCGCCCGAGCCCGCACCCGGCGCGATCGAGCAGGCGCTGCGGCGCACCGCGCCGGAGCGAATTGCGGCCACGCGTGCGGGCGTGGCCCAGGCGGCGGCCACGGCGCTGAATTTGGAGAGCTTTCTGGACGGCCACTTGGCGGCGGCGCATCCCAGCCTGCGGCAGTTGCGGACGTGCCTGAGCGAGATTGGGCAATGGTTAGAAGACACCGCGGCGGGGATTACGGTGGTGGCGACGGCGACGGAGGGAAAAGGGATAAGGGAAGAGGGAATTGCGGCGATGGGCACCGGAGGGGATGAGAGCGGGGCGCTTGGGGCGCCAGCGGTCGTGCCGGGTGGGGGAATCCGCAACCGCGAGGAGGCGTATCGGCTGCTGGGGGAGGCGGCCGCGTATCTGATGAAGACGGAGCCGCACAGTCCGGCGCCGTATCTGGTGCTGCGCGCCATCCGCTGGGGGAACATGCCGCTGCATGAGCTGCTGCCGGAGATGATCCGCAACCAGGGCGCGCTCGATGATCTGCAAAAGTTATTGAATCTGGAAACTTGA